In Gemmata obscuriglobus, a single genomic region encodes these proteins:
- a CDS encoding sugar phosphate isomerase/epimerase family protein, with protein sequence MDTLSRRSFLAASAASASALVSGSLHPLNASATEAAKFKLGIVTYNVPKDWDLPTLLKVCKEVGIAAVECRTTHKHGVEPVLNADQRKDVRKQFADSGVTFWGSGSTCEFHSDKPEVVKKNVEECKAFIQLVHDLGGTGVKVRPNGVPKGGDEKKTFEQIGKALQECGKAAADAGVEIWVEVHGAVTQLPKNMKAIMEACGHKAVGVTWNSNATDLENKSVKAGFELLKPWIKSCHINDLTNDAKGTYPYRELFRLLRGIGYDRYTLCEVGTAYPDVAKGTEFLKGYKKLWDELVQG encoded by the coding sequence ATGGACACGCTCTCCCGCCGCTCGTTTCTGGCTGCGTCCGCTGCGTCTGCGTCCGCGCTCGTCTCGGGGAGCTTACACCCCCTGAACGCCAGCGCCACCGAAGCAGCGAAGTTCAAGCTCGGAATCGTCACGTATAACGTGCCCAAAGACTGGGACCTGCCGACCCTTTTGAAGGTGTGCAAGGAGGTGGGGATCGCGGCGGTCGAGTGCCGCACCACCCACAAGCATGGGGTCGAACCGGTCCTCAACGCCGATCAGCGGAAGGACGTGAGGAAGCAGTTCGCGGATTCGGGCGTTACTTTCTGGGGGAGCGGCAGCACCTGCGAGTTCCACTCCGACAAGCCCGAGGTGGTGAAGAAGAACGTCGAGGAGTGCAAGGCCTTCATCCAACTGGTCCACGACCTCGGCGGGACCGGGGTGAAGGTGCGCCCGAACGGTGTGCCGAAGGGCGGCGATGAGAAAAAGACCTTCGAGCAGATCGGCAAAGCCCTTCAGGAGTGCGGTAAGGCCGCTGCCGACGCGGGCGTCGAAATCTGGGTCGAGGTCCACGGCGCCGTTACGCAACTGCCCAAGAACATGAAGGCCATCATGGAGGCGTGCGGCCACAAGGCGGTCGGGGTGACGTGGAACTCCAACGCCACCGATCTGGAAAACAAATCGGTGAAGGCGGGGTTCGAACTGCTGAAGCCGTGGATCAAGTCGTGCCACATCAACGACCTGACCAACGACGCCAAGGGCACCTACCCATACCGCGAGTTGTTCAGACTGCTCCGCGGGATCGGTTACGACCGCTACACCCTGTGCGAGGTCGGCACCGCGTACCCGGACGTGGCGAAAGGCACCGAGTTCCTGAAGGGGTACAAAAAGCTGTGGGACGAACTGGTGCAAGGGTGA
- a CDS encoding PAS domain S-box protein: MRAEWGRHLGAVALLALAYGTAGKLGLLVAIPPGYATPIWPPAGIALGGLLVLGPRAWPGVWLGSFGANVWLSRGEPAPGLAAAIATGAALQALAGAWLVRRWVGLPAPLTGGRHILSFLVIAGPAHTLLNATVGVGALFLAGVTPPADVPLNWFTWWVGDALGGIVFAPVLLALFAPPRAVWRPRVATVALPLLSQFGLFAAMFQLDLVNTGPRGERLWLLVTVSLGLTGALGGWLLRATGREALVRDELRARTAELDAEVAERKRAEERFRALVERGYEGITCCSADGRVTYTSPSNVRLDGRPPNEVLGTDAFSYAHPDDHPAARAAWAEVLARPEHAVGLTLRVKHNDGSWMWVEAVARNCTANPAIGGVVLNWRDVTERKRAEDALRESHRLMTAINQTIPDAVYIYDLVARRPVYLSPQNAGALGYTHDELRRHEHDFIPRLMHPDDRPRLDEHLRRLGAGGAGGVSEFEYRMRARDGSFRWFRSRDTVFQRAADGRPTQILGVARDVTARVCTEAELRASAGRLRAQQSALAEMIRDESPAADDLDAVLRRYCAAAARTLGVERVAVWLLTPDRRALRCRALYESLPGTAGGEYVTREGAVVALASLGLRTAPAPALLAPWGAAGAVTDAPVLLSARLEGAVCCQQAGARAWKDDEQGFVLAVANVVALALERDRRQRAERALRRSHEELELRVADRTAELSRSEQRLARTLDAASDGHWEWDLPTGRVEFSPQWLRLLGYDPEDAPGRAEFLHTIVHPDDAHLVRPPAADGAPTGEREIRLRTKAGTDLWVLDRRKVVSRDGTGAPVRVVGTITDISPRKEMEARLRASETRFRLLVEHATDGIFLHGPDGVVRDANPRACESLGYTRAELVGMTVRDFDHAAGPGTLAAVLAQLDAGRSLSFDSVHRRKDGSTFPVEVRINPFHLDGQRVALSVVRDITDRKRAEESLRESEAKYRALFESSGDAIFLMDGDRFADCNARTLEMFGCDSRDQIVGRPPYEFSPPQQADGRDSTALAREKIGAALAGAPQRFAWTHTRLDGAPFTVEVSLNAVAVGGRQLLQAIVRDTTERDRADRQLRASLREKETLLREVHHRVKNNLQVIASLLYFQGQKLRDPAALAAVGECRDRLRSMILLHQKLYQADRLSRVDAADYVKTLVSELQTSYSVLISTVALEVRAEPLPLPAETALPLGMLVCELVTNALKYAFPDGRAGRVRVSLRAAPDGRAELTVSDDGVGLPAGFVPGTQGGFGWQLIESLTRQLGAELRVAPPPGTRVDISVPWPPGD, from the coding sequence ATGCGTGCGGAATGGGGGCGGCACCTGGGAGCGGTCGCGCTGCTGGCGCTGGCTTACGGCACGGCCGGTAAGTTGGGCCTCCTCGTCGCCATCCCGCCGGGGTACGCCACCCCGATCTGGCCACCTGCCGGGATCGCGCTCGGCGGATTACTGGTGCTCGGGCCGCGCGCGTGGCCCGGGGTGTGGCTCGGGTCGTTCGGGGCCAACGTCTGGTTGAGCCGGGGCGAACCGGCCCCCGGGCTGGCCGCCGCGATCGCCACCGGCGCGGCGCTCCAGGCGCTCGCGGGCGCGTGGCTGGTGCGCCGCTGGGTCGGGTTACCGGCCCCGCTCACCGGCGGGCGCCACATCCTCTCGTTCCTGGTCATCGCCGGCCCCGCCCACACCCTCCTTAACGCCACCGTGGGCGTCGGCGCGCTGTTCCTCGCCGGGGTCACGCCGCCCGCCGACGTGCCGCTCAACTGGTTCACCTGGTGGGTCGGCGACGCGCTCGGCGGGATCGTGTTCGCGCCCGTGCTGCTGGCCCTCTTCGCGCCCCCCCGCGCGGTGTGGCGGCCCCGCGTCGCCACGGTCGCACTGCCGCTGCTGTCCCAGTTCGGGCTGTTCGCGGCGATGTTCCAGCTCGACCTGGTGAACACCGGGCCGCGCGGCGAGCGGCTGTGGCTGCTGGTGACCGTGAGCCTGGGCCTGACCGGCGCGCTGGGCGGGTGGCTGCTCCGAGCCACCGGCCGCGAGGCGCTGGTGCGCGACGAGCTCCGCGCGCGCACCGCGGAACTGGACGCCGAGGTCGCGGAGCGGAAGCGCGCGGAGGAGCGGTTCCGGGCGCTGGTGGAGCGCGGGTACGAGGGGATCACCTGCTGCTCGGCCGACGGCCGCGTCACCTACACGAGCCCGAGCAACGTCCGCCTGGACGGGCGCCCGCCCAACGAGGTACTCGGCACCGACGCGTTCTCCTACGCCCACCCCGACGACCACCCGGCGGCCCGGGCCGCCTGGGCCGAGGTGCTCGCCCGCCCCGAGCACGCCGTCGGCCTCACCCTGCGCGTCAAACACAACGACGGCTCCTGGATGTGGGTCGAGGCGGTGGCCCGGAACTGTACCGCCAACCCGGCGATCGGGGGCGTGGTGCTCAACTGGCGCGACGTGACCGAGCGCAAGCGGGCCGAGGACGCGCTGCGCGAGAGCCACCGGCTCATGACCGCGATCAACCAGACGATCCCCGACGCGGTCTACATCTACGACCTGGTCGCGCGGCGGCCGGTGTACCTCAGCCCCCAGAACGCCGGCGCCCTCGGGTACACCCACGACGAGCTGCGCCGCCACGAGCACGACTTCATCCCGCGCCTCATGCACCCCGACGACCGGCCCCGGCTCGACGAGCACCTCCGGCGGCTCGGGGCGGGCGGCGCGGGCGGGGTGTCCGAGTTCGAGTACCGGATGCGCGCGCGGGACGGCTCGTTCCGCTGGTTCCGGAGCCGCGACACGGTGTTCCAGCGCGCCGCGGACGGGCGCCCGACCCAGATCCTCGGGGTGGCCCGGGACGTCACCGCGCGGGTCTGTACCGAGGCCGAGCTGCGGGCGAGCGCCGGGCGGCTCCGCGCCCAGCAGTCGGCCCTCGCCGAGATGATCCGCGACGAGTCCCCGGCGGCGGACGACCTGGACGCCGTTTTGCGGCGGTACTGCGCCGCCGCCGCCCGGACCCTGGGGGTCGAGCGGGTGGCGGTGTGGCTCCTCACCCCGGACCGGCGGGCGCTCCGGTGCCGGGCGCTCTACGAATCCCTCCCCGGCACCGCGGGCGGGGAGTACGTCACGCGCGAGGGCGCCGTCGTCGCACTGGCGTCCCTCGGGCTCCGGACGGCCCCCGCGCCGGCGCTCCTGGCGCCCTGGGGCGCCGCCGGGGCCGTGACGGACGCGCCGGTGCTCCTCTCCGCGCGGCTCGAAGGCGCCGTGTGCTGCCAGCAGGCGGGCGCCCGGGCGTGGAAGGACGACGAGCAGGGGTTCGTGCTGGCGGTCGCGAACGTCGTCGCGCTGGCGCTCGAGCGCGACCGGCGCCAGCGGGCCGAGCGCGCCCTCCGCCGCTCGCACGAGGAGCTGGAACTCCGGGTCGCGGACCGCACCGCCGAACTGTCCCGCAGCGAGCAGCGGCTCGCCCGGACCCTCGACGCGGCCAGCGACGGGCACTGGGAGTGGGACCTGCCGACCGGGCGGGTCGAGTTCAGCCCGCAGTGGCTCCGGCTCCTCGGGTACGACCCGGAAGACGCACCCGGGCGGGCGGAGTTCCTCCACACTATCGTCCACCCGGACGACGCCCACCTGGTGCGCCCCCCGGCCGCCGACGGCGCGCCGACCGGAGAGCGCGAAATCCGGCTGAGGACCAAGGCCGGGACCGACCTCTGGGTGCTGGACCGCCGGAAGGTCGTGTCCCGCGACGGCACCGGCGCGCCGGTCCGCGTGGTGGGCACCATCACCGACATCAGCCCGCGGAAGGAGATGGAGGCCCGGCTCCGGGCCAGCGAGACCCGGTTCCGGCTGCTCGTCGAGCACGCCACCGACGGCATCTTCCTCCACGGCCCCGACGGCGTGGTGCGGGACGCCAACCCGCGGGCGTGCGAGAGCCTCGGGTACACCCGCGCGGAGCTGGTGGGTATGACCGTCCGCGACTTCGACCACGCGGCCGGCCCCGGCACCCTGGCGGCGGTGCTCGCCCAGCTCGACGCCGGGCGCTCGCTGTCCTTCGACTCGGTCCACCGGCGCAAGGACGGGAGCACGTTCCCGGTCGAGGTGCGGATCAACCCGTTCCACCTGGACGGGCAGCGGGTGGCCCTGTCGGTGGTCCGCGACATCACCGACCGGAAGCGGGCCGAGGAGTCCCTCCGGGAGAGCGAGGCCAAGTACCGGGCGCTGTTCGAGTCCTCCGGGGACGCCATCTTCCTGATGGACGGCGACCGGTTCGCCGACTGCAACGCCCGCACACTGGAGATGTTCGGGTGCGACTCCCGGGACCAGATCGTGGGCCGCCCGCCCTACGAGTTCTCCCCGCCCCAACAGGCGGACGGGCGGGACTCGACCGCGCTCGCCCGGGAGAAGATCGGCGCCGCCCTCGCCGGCGCGCCGCAGCGGTTCGCCTGGACGCACACCCGGCTCGACGGCGCCCCGTTCACCGTCGAGGTGAGTTTGAACGCCGTCGCCGTCGGGGGCCGGCAACTGCTCCAGGCGATCGTGCGGGACACCACCGAGCGGGACCGGGCCGACCGCCAGCTCCGCGCGTCCCTGCGGGAAAAGGAGACGCTGCTCCGCGAGGTGCACCACCGGGTCAAGAACAACCTCCAGGTGATCGCCAGCCTGCTCTACTTCCAGGGGCAGAAGCTCCGCGACCCGGCCGCGCTGGCCGCCGTCGGCGAGTGCCGCGACCGGCTCCGGTCGATGATCCTGCTGCACCAGAAGCTGTACCAGGCGGACCGGCTGTCGCGGGTCGACGCAGCCGATTACGTTAAGACACTAGTCAGCGAGTTGCAAACCTCTTATTCCGTGCTAATCTCGACGGTGGCCCTTGAGGTGCGAGCCGAACCGCTCCCGCTGCCGGCGGAGACGGCCCTGCCGCTGGGCATGCTGGTGTGCGAGCTGGTCACCAACGCGCTCAAGTACGCGTTCCCGGACGGGCGCGCCGGCCGGGTCCGGGTGTCCCTCCGTGCGGCCCCGGACGGCCGCGCGGAACTAACCGTGTCCGACGACGGGGTCGGGCTGCCGGCCGGCTTCGTCCCGGGCACGCAGGGGGGGTTCGGTTGGCAGCTCATTGAGAGCCTGACCCGGCAGCTCGGGGCGGAGCTGCGCGTCGCCCCGCCCCCCGGCACCCGGGTCGACATCAGCGTGCCCTGGCCCCCCGGCGACTGA
- a CDS encoding serine/threonine-protein kinase has product MSHEHHSVNQPCPSRAELAAFLCAELPAPEMDAIGAHVSRCTGCEAAMLRMDGATSITLLGDGGRESTPQLSRYWTPNRTRSVPEQLGQYRLAEPLGRGGMGTVYRAEHVRLKKPVAVKVLDPRLVRDDRAVARFQREMEIVGGVEHSNLVRATDAGEADGVHFLVMELIDGVTFSGLLHARGPLPVPEACELVRQAALGLQGAYEHGLIHRDIKPSNLMLSAAGQVKVLDLGLARLRGAGPDELTRVGEVMGTAEYMAPEQWTQTHAVDIRADIYSLGCTLFALLTGEAPFPGSGPDSFLRLMCAHQQDPPPAITDRRPDAPPALRGLMFRMLAKNPDDRPATPGEVAAELAELAAGADLAALTTAGAVAAPNVTPARLRRRPAYPAHLRRWILVAGVFAAVGAGVGASLLRAPARTHSVYTEPVLKEDPEGPYKWRNLLTKTPEKRFWQPLDTSLINLNTDKEVLTVVSPKPALLRLGTMSTPNYKIQIALGQTQWTGGCGVYFGGYLDAKNEFNYHLIDYRHVRQGPDRQYQLIRSHGAIVPCDPTMCIATNGIAGSYVPGPDSKEQILELTVQPPNVLQVRWNGVECPELISDSAARRVGQLFPTQPELVGEFGIYCHSTMSVSIARCITIR; this is encoded by the coding sequence ATGAGTCACGAACACCACAGCGTTAATCAGCCGTGCCCGTCCCGGGCCGAACTGGCCGCGTTCCTCTGCGCCGAACTCCCGGCCCCGGAGATGGACGCGATCGGGGCTCACGTGTCGCGCTGCACGGGGTGCGAGGCGGCGATGCTGCGGATGGACGGCGCGACCAGCATCACCCTTCTAGGTGACGGCGGCCGGGAAAGCACCCCGCAGCTTAGCCGCTACTGGACGCCGAACCGAACCCGATCCGTCCCCGAACAACTGGGGCAGTACCGACTGGCCGAGCCGCTCGGACGCGGCGGGATGGGGACCGTGTACCGGGCCGAACACGTGCGGCTCAAGAAGCCGGTGGCGGTCAAGGTGCTGGACCCGCGGCTGGTGCGGGACGACCGCGCGGTCGCGCGGTTCCAGCGCGAGATGGAGATCGTCGGCGGCGTCGAGCACTCGAACTTGGTTCGGGCCACCGACGCGGGTGAAGCGGACGGGGTCCACTTCCTCGTGATGGAACTGATCGACGGGGTGACCTTTTCCGGGCTGTTGCACGCACGCGGGCCGCTGCCGGTGCCGGAGGCGTGCGAGCTGGTCCGGCAGGCCGCGCTCGGGCTCCAAGGCGCATACGAACACGGTCTGATCCATCGAGACATCAAGCCGTCCAACCTGATGCTGTCCGCGGCCGGGCAGGTCAAGGTGTTGGACCTCGGACTGGCGCGGCTCCGGGGCGCAGGCCCCGACGAACTGACGCGGGTCGGCGAGGTGATGGGAACGGCCGAGTACATGGCCCCGGAGCAGTGGACGCAGACCCATGCGGTCGACATCCGCGCGGACATTTACAGCCTCGGCTGCACCCTGTTCGCTCTGCTCACCGGTGAGGCGCCGTTTCCCGGTTCGGGACCGGACTCGTTTTTGCGCCTGATGTGCGCGCACCAGCAAGACCCGCCGCCCGCGATCACCGACCGCCGCCCGGACGCCCCGCCGGCGCTGCGCGGCCTCATGTTCCGGATGCTGGCCAAGAACCCCGACGACCGTCCGGCAACGCCCGGTGAAGTTGCGGCAGAACTGGCTGAACTGGCAGCCGGGGCCGACCTCGCCGCCCTCACGACGGCCGGCGCGGTGGCCGCGCCGAACGTTACTCCCGCGCGACTGCGTCGCCGTCCGGCCTACCCGGCCCACCTGCGGCGGTGGATCTTGGTCGCGGGGGTGTTTGCTGCCGTTGGGGCTGGCGTTGGCGCGTCCCTCTTGCGGGCTCCGGCTCGGACCCATTCGGTCTACACCGAACCGGTCCTAAAAGAGGACCCGGAAGGCCCTTACAAGTGGCGCAACCTGCTGACCAAGACGCCCGAAAAGCGGTTCTGGCAACCCTTGGACACCTCCCTCATCAACCTCAATACCGACAAGGAAGTGCTAACGGTGGTCTCTCCCAAGCCCGCGTTGCTGCGGTTGGGAACCATGAGTACACCCAATTACAAAATTCAGATCGCCTTGGGACAAACTCAGTGGACCGGGGGGTGCGGGGTGTACTTCGGGGGATACCTCGACGCCAAGAATGAATTCAATTATCACCTGATCGACTATCGCCACGTCCGGCAGGGACCCGATCGCCAGTACCAACTGATTCGATCCCACGGGGCTATTGTCCCGTGCGATCCGACGATGTGTATCGCCACGAACGGGATTGCCGGTAGTTACGTGCCCGGACCTGACTCCAAAGAACAGATTCTGGAGCTGACCGTGCAACCGCCCAACGTTCTCCAAGTACGTTGGAACGGGGTCGAGTGTCCGGAACTGATCAGTGACAGCGCGGCGAGACGGGTCGGGCAACTTTTTCCGACGCAGCCGGAACTCGTTGGCGAGTTCGGAATTTACTGCCATTCTACTATGTCGGTCTCGATCGCACGGTGCATCACTATACGGTGA
- a CDS encoding PAS domain S-box protein: protein MDAHPRVFIVEDEALIAMELRDRLTRLGHDVCGVAAHGERALEQIPPAGPDLVLMDVCLAGRMDGIETACRLRTACDAPVVFLTAFSDAELLGRAADARPFGYLVKPFDERELNATIQMALAKHRLDRAARAAQDQLEERVRDRTAELERANARLRDRELLLSGINTNLVGAAVYRLVFDPAGQMRCTYLSPNAAALLGAPTEPLIERPERFFDLVTAEDLPRLRASIAETLRTGANDLVEARLRHADGGVRWFQFRSRLVERLPDGSQVRDGVATDVTAAKETEHALRVSGDQLARLNAELEDEAARRASALLRSEQRYSDLVENIHDALVRDDNAGRLVYANRRFREWFGVPDRPAGPVALDEHAAPEWRAALRDRHDRLVRGEAVPDRFEYEGVRCDGSRVWLEAHVTAVLEDGRTVGTQAVLRDVTARKRTETVLRFLSTELARLTGPEFFAAVARQLAAVLGAEVGFVAELLPRMSPPRVRTLGLCIDGVPQPEHEHALTGGPCEAVLHRDAVVYPDRVREQFPDEPGLAGLGARGYAAVALLDRSGRPLGHLGVVSRGPLRDAEQIEPVLQLFAVRVGAEIERQHGARMFHNLFEFAPDAIVMTDPQGAIRLANRQAEELFGWSRAELLGHRAEMLLAPEHRDRFVLHRPRHAGGDTPVPVAPTAPDLRALRKDGTVFPIEVRVAPLEVDGAWVTAAAVRDVTERHRLERQINRAHRLEAIGTLAGGIAHDLNNALAPITMALQTLKHSYPDHAELLDVLEAGAGRAAGMVRQLLTFAKGGEENTRIAVSARAVLTEAEKIVHSTFPKNIALTVTYPPGLPALLANPTQLHQVLLNMCVNARDAMPAGGALTLSAEAAELDQAAADALAEFGARPGSYVVLKVGDTGGGIPADVAEHIFEPFFTTKGADTGTGLGLFSALGIVKSHGGFIRVTSAPGLGTTFAVYLPTASDPSRSGALPRAEALVRGAGQTVLLVDDETSIRQLASLILKRAGYTVATAANGAAALAAAAALGDQLAVIVTDLHMPGVSGAELVGELRRVRSHVPIIVTSGLLGAAELSELRALGIEHTLNKPYSQGQLLKVLNTVLPAAPGN, encoded by the coding sequence ATGGACGCCCACCCGCGCGTATTCATCGTCGAGGACGAAGCGCTCATCGCGATGGAGCTGCGGGACCGCCTCACGCGCCTCGGGCACGACGTGTGCGGGGTGGCCGCGCACGGCGAACGCGCGCTCGAGCAGATCCCGCCGGCCGGCCCCGACCTCGTGCTGATGGACGTGTGCCTGGCCGGGCGGATGGACGGGATCGAAACGGCGTGCCGGCTCCGGACCGCCTGCGACGCGCCGGTCGTGTTCCTGACCGCGTTCTCGGACGCCGAGCTGCTGGGCCGGGCGGCGGACGCGCGCCCGTTCGGGTACCTGGTCAAGCCGTTCGACGAGCGGGAGCTGAACGCCACGATTCAGATGGCGCTCGCCAAGCACCGGCTGGACCGCGCGGCCCGCGCGGCGCAAGACCAGTTGGAGGAGCGGGTGCGGGACCGCACCGCCGAACTGGAGCGGGCCAACGCGCGGCTGCGGGACCGCGAGCTGCTGCTCTCCGGCATCAACACGAACCTGGTCGGCGCGGCGGTGTACCGGCTCGTGTTCGACCCGGCCGGGCAGATGCGCTGCACCTACCTCAGCCCGAACGCCGCGGCCCTGCTCGGCGCCCCGACCGAGCCCCTGATCGAACGGCCCGAACGGTTCTTCGACCTGGTCACCGCGGAGGACCTGCCGCGGCTGCGGGCGTCGATCGCGGAGACGCTCCGCACCGGGGCCAACGACCTCGTCGAAGCGCGGCTCCGGCACGCCGACGGCGGGGTGCGCTGGTTCCAGTTCCGGTCGCGGCTCGTGGAGCGGCTGCCGGACGGGTCCCAGGTCCGGGACGGCGTGGCCACCGACGTGACCGCCGCGAAGGAGACCGAGCACGCGCTGCGGGTGAGCGGCGACCAGCTCGCCCGGCTCAACGCCGAACTGGAAGACGAGGCCGCGCGCCGCGCCTCCGCCCTGCTCCGCAGCGAGCAGCGGTACAGCGACCTGGTGGAGAACATCCACGACGCCCTGGTCCGCGACGACAACGCCGGCCGGCTGGTGTACGCGAACCGGCGCTTCCGGGAGTGGTTCGGGGTCCCCGACCGGCCGGCCGGTCCGGTCGCCCTGGACGAGCACGCGGCCCCGGAGTGGCGGGCCGCCCTGCGGGACCGGCACGACCGCCTGGTGCGCGGCGAGGCCGTGCCCGATCGGTTCGAGTACGAGGGGGTACGATGCGACGGCAGCCGGGTGTGGCTCGAGGCCCACGTCACGGCGGTCCTTGAGGACGGCCGCACCGTCGGCACGCAGGCGGTGCTCCGCGACGTCACCGCCCGCAAGCGCACCGAGACGGTGCTCCGCTTCCTCTCGACCGAGCTCGCCCGCCTCACCGGGCCGGAGTTCTTTGCCGCCGTCGCCCGCCAGTTGGCCGCCGTGTTGGGCGCGGAGGTCGGCTTCGTCGCCGAGTTGCTCCCGCGCATGTCCCCGCCCCGGGTGCGAACGCTCGGCCTCTGTATCGACGGCGTGCCGCAGCCCGAACACGAACACGCCCTGACCGGCGGCCCGTGCGAGGCGGTGCTGCACCGCGACGCGGTCGTGTACCCGGACCGGGTCCGGGAGCAGTTCCCGGACGAGCCCGGGCTGGCCGGGCTGGGCGCTCGAGGGTACGCCGCGGTCGCGCTGCTGGACCGGTCCGGGCGGCCGCTCGGGCACCTCGGGGTCGTAAGCCGCGGGCCGCTCCGCGACGCCGAGCAGATCGAGCCGGTGCTCCAACTGTTCGCGGTCCGGGTCGGCGCGGAGATCGAGCGCCAGCACGGGGCGCGGATGTTCCACAACCTGTTCGAGTTCGCCCCCGACGCGATCGTGATGACCGACCCCCAGGGCGCGATCCGCCTCGCCAACCGCCAGGCCGAGGAGCTGTTCGGCTGGTCGCGGGCCGAACTGCTGGGGCACCGGGCCGAGATGCTCCTGGCGCCCGAGCACCGGGACCGGTTCGTCCTGCACCGCCCCCGGCACGCGGGCGGCGACACGCCCGTGCCGGTCGCCCCAACGGCCCCCGACCTCCGCGCGCTCCGTAAGGACGGCACGGTGTTCCCGATCGAGGTGCGGGTGGCCCCGCTGGAGGTGGACGGGGCGTGGGTGACCGCGGCGGCGGTCCGCGACGTGACCGAGCGGCACCGGTTGGAGCGGCAGATCAACCGCGCGCACCGGCTCGAGGCGATCGGCACGCTGGCCGGGGGCATCGCGCACGACCTGAACAACGCCCTGGCGCCCATCACGATGGCGCTCCAGACGCTCAAGCACAGCTACCCGGACCACGCGGAGCTGCTCGACGTGCTCGAGGCCGGCGCGGGCCGCGCCGCCGGGATGGTGCGCCAGCTCCTCACGTTCGCCAAGGGCGGCGAGGAGAACACCCGGATCGCCGTGTCGGCCCGCGCCGTGCTCACCGAGGCGGAGAAAATCGTTCACTCGACGTTCCCGAAGAACATCGCCCTGACGGTCACCTACCCGCCCGGGCTGCCGGCACTCCTGGCGAACCCGACGCAACTGCACCAGGTGCTGCTGAACATGTGCGTCAACGCCCGCGACGCGATGCCCGCGGGCGGCGCGCTCACCCTCTCCGCCGAAGCCGCCGAGCTGGACCAGGCCGCCGCGGACGCGCTCGCCGAGTTCGGCGCGCGCCCCGGCAGCTACGTCGTGCTCAAGGTCGGCGACACCGGCGGCGGCATCCCCGCGGACGTGGCGGAGCACATTTTCGAGCCGTTTTTCACCACGAAAGGGGCGGACACGGGCACCGGGCTGGGGCTGTTCAGCGCCCTGGGGATCGTCAAGAGCCACGGCGGGTTCATCCGGGTGACGTCCGCACCCGGCCTGGGGACGACGTTCGCGGTGTACCTCCCGACCGCTTCGGACCCGTCGCGGAGCGGGGCGCTGCCGCGGGCCGAGGCGCTCGTTCGGGGCGCCGGTCAGACGGTTCTGCTCGTGGACGACGAGACCTCGATCCGCCAGCTCGCGAGCCTGATCCTGAAGCGCGCCGGGTACACCGTCGCCACCGCCGCGAACGGCGCCGCGGCGCTCGCCGCGGCCGCCGCGCTCGGGGACCAACTGGCGGTGATCGTCACCGACCTGCACATGCCGGGGGTGAGCGGGGCCGAACTCGTCGGCGAGTTGCGCCGGGTGCGGTCGCACGTCCCGATCATCGTGACCAGCGGGCTGCTGGGGGCCGCGGAGCTGTCCGAACTCCGTGCCCTCGGCATCGAGCACACGCTCAACAAGCCCTATTCACAGGGCCAGTTGCTCAAGGTACTCAACACCGTGTTGCCCGCGGCCCCAGGCAATTGA
- a CDS encoding TIGR02996 domain-containing protein: MTETDRAAFLAAILDHPADDTHRLVYADALRESPRPFDREHGRFLWAGVTLAGYRGSEPATDGTFFDAVREQTESAPPVLAAQVKRLRGWDWAECAWDNDATAPDRVTVSRIPEPITGEHPRERRLRRRRRAPGPAVIWERGCVTAVRLGLREWVTEGGAYLARCPIERAELTDTPGLVVRLLGDATGWRVELSLRLPAAADGSQPAVTLTHERSVGAVPADRRGSVFDEVLGGPFLTQLLADLRTDAGDRWPNG, from the coding sequence GTGACCGAAACCGACCGCGCCGCGTTCCTGGCGGCCATCCTGGACCACCCGGCGGACGACACGCACCGGCTGGTGTACGCGGACGCGCTGCGCGAGAGCCCGCGGCCGTTCGACCGGGAGCACGGCCGGTTCCTGTGGGCGGGCGTGACGCTGGCCGGGTACCGCGGGTCCGAGCCCGCCACCGACGGCACGTTCTTCGACGCCGTCCGCGAGCAAACGGAGAGCGCGCCGCCGGTGCTGGCCGCACAGGTGAAGCGGCTCCGCGGGTGGGACTGGGCCGAATGCGCCTGGGACAACGACGCCACCGCTCCGGACCGGGTGACGGTGAGTCGCATCCCGGAACCGATTACCGGCGAGCACCCGCGCGAGCGCCGGCTCCGTCGGCGTCGGCGGGCGCCCGGACCGGCTGTGATCTGGGAGCGCGGGTGCGTCACCGCCGTGCGGCTCGGGCTCCGCGAGTGGGTCACCGAAGGCGGGGCGTACCTGGCGCGTTGCCCGATCGAGCGGGCGGAGCTGACCGACACGCCCGGCCTCGTCGTGCGATTGCTGGGGGACGCGACGGGCTGGCGCGTCGAGTTATCGCTCCGCCTGCCCGCGGCGGCGGACGGCTCACAGCCGGCCGTCACCCTGACCCACGAACGCTCCGTCGGTGCCGTCCCGGCGGACCGGCGCGGGTCCGTGTTCGACGAGGTACTGGGCGGCCCGTTTCTCACTCAACTGCTCGCCGACCTGCGCACCGACGCCGGCGACCGCTGGCCCAACGGTTGA